A region from the Candidatus Hydrogenedentota bacterium genome encodes:
- a CDS encoding sugar phosphate isomerase/epimerase family protein — translation MEKLTSLPRGHGFRTPVVRRGVWAVLTACLVMLRLSADTGPAVSGQARPGFFAFCMDTHDSQRRTLEEQAALLKELGYDGAGHLWLDELAQRIETLDAHGLKLFQVYLRVNIAPDAAAPYDPRLKEALTLLKGRDVMLALLISGGPPSDPAGDARAVELVRDIADLAAGAGLRVVLYPHSGEWLERVEDALRVVQKAERPNVGVMFNLCHWLKVDNEENLKPLLASAMPHLFAVSIHGADRATEVHAGTGNWIQPLDSGSFDVGALLDILGDLGYRGPIGLQCYGITGDARDHLTRSMAAWRRFTEERKDRASGANLP, via the coding sequence GTGGAGAAGCTGACTTCTCTGCCTCGCGGGCATGGGTTCCGGACGCCGGTGGTGAGACGGGGGGTGTGGGCCGTCCTGACGGCATGCCTCGTCATGCTGCGGCTCTCGGCGGACACGGGGCCTGCCGTTTCCGGCCAGGCCCGTCCCGGGTTTTTTGCGTTCTGCATGGACACCCACGACAGCCAGAGGCGCACCCTCGAGGAACAGGCCGCGCTGCTCAAGGAACTCGGGTATGACGGCGCAGGGCACCTCTGGCTTGACGAGCTCGCCCAACGCATCGAGACGCTCGACGCCCACGGTCTCAAGTTGTTTCAGGTCTACCTGCGCGTCAACATCGCTCCAGATGCCGCCGCTCCCTACGACCCCCGCCTCAAGGAAGCCCTGACGCTGCTGAAGGGCCGTGACGTAATGCTGGCTCTGCTGATTAGCGGAGGCCCCCCATCCGATCCCGCTGGCGATGCGCGGGCGGTGGAACTCGTTCGGGACATCGCTGACCTGGCTGCCGGGGCGGGCCTGCGCGTCGTGCTCTATCCCCACTCCGGGGAGTGGCTCGAGCGCGTCGAGGACGCGCTGCGCGTAGTCCAGAAGGCGGAGCGCCCAAACGTCGGCGTCATGTTCAATTTATGCCATTGGCTGAAGGTGGACAACGAGGAGAACTTGAAACCGCTGCTGGCGTCCGCCATGCCCCATCTGTTCGCGGTGAGCATCCACGGCGCGGACCGTGCCACGGAGGTCCACGCCGGAACAGGCAATTGGATCCAGCCATTGGACAGCGGCTCGTTCGACGTGGGCGCCCTCCTGGATATACTCGGGGACCTCGGTTACCGGGGCCCCATCGGCCTCCAATGCTACGGCATTACTGGCGACGCCCGGGACCATCTGACGAGGTCCATGGCTGCCTGGCGCCGGTTCACGGAAGAGCGCAAAGATCGTGCCTCCGGTGCGAACCTGCCCTAG